One segment of Calditerrivibrio sp. DNA contains the following:
- a CDS encoding Ni/Fe hydrogenase subunit alpha yields the protein MKKIVIDPVTRIEGHAKITIYLDETGTVRDAKFHVTQYRGFEKLCEGRPFTEMPRLMARTCGICPVSHLIAAAKACDEIMAVKVPKAGENIRKIINYAQILQSHALSFFYLSSPDILLGMDYDPSKRNINGVIESNREFILNGIFLRRFGQSVIEMVAGKRIHPDYIIAGGVEKPIDKIFKDEIISGAKSCIEKTLTTIEFIQKVLSSFDEEVSYLSNFDTYHLGLSSSDHLEHYDGNIVVINEKGDKIFEFNPTEYKAYLAERVETVSYLKSPYLVKIGYDDGIYRVGPLSRLNIARKCGTQVAEEQFKVYKEIAGEISNAAFLNHYARLVEIIFCAEKIIELLEDPATYDHHVKATAGVNQNEGIGASEAPRGTLIHHYKVDKNGLVEYANLIIATGHNNLAMNKGILQAAKHFINGEKITDGMLNRIEAVIRCYDPCLSCSTHAVGKMPMKVEILNYRGEKIRELAR from the coding sequence ATGAAAAAAATAGTCATAGACCCGGTTACCCGTATAGAAGGACACGCAAAGATTACCATATATCTCGATGAGACAGGTACTGTAAGGGATGCTAAATTTCATGTAACCCAATACAGAGGTTTTGAAAAACTCTGTGAAGGAAGGCCCTTTACAGAGATGCCGAGACTCATGGCCAGAACCTGTGGGATATGTCCAGTTAGTCACCTTATAGCTGCCGCTAAAGCCTGTGATGAAATTATGGCTGTAAAAGTACCAAAAGCAGGAGAAAATATTAGAAAGATAATAAATTATGCCCAGATATTACAATCCCACGCGTTGAGCTTCTTCTATCTATCAAGCCCCGATATCCTGTTAGGAATGGACTACGATCCTTCAAAAAGGAATATTAACGGCGTTATTGAATCTAACAGAGAATTCATTCTCAACGGAATATTTCTAAGGAGATTTGGTCAAAGTGTAATTGAAATGGTAGCAGGTAAAAGGATCCATCCAGATTATATCATCGCAGGCGGTGTAGAAAAACCGATTGATAAAATCTTTAAAGATGAAATCATTAGTGGTGCCAAATCTTGTATTGAAAAGACACTTACCACCATTGAATTTATACAAAAAGTGTTATCCTCCTTTGATGAAGAGGTATCCTACCTTTCAAACTTTGATACATACCATTTAGGACTTTCCAGTTCTGATCACCTGGAACACTATGATGGCAATATCGTTGTTATCAATGAAAAAGGGGATAAAATATTTGAGTTTAATCCAACAGAATATAAAGCATATCTCGCTGAAAGGGTAGAAACAGTTAGCTATCTCAAATCACCCTATCTTGTAAAAATAGGTTACGATGATGGAATTTACAGAGTAGGCCCCCTTTCAAGGCTAAATATAGCCAGAAAATGTGGCACGCAAGTAGCTGAAGAACAATTTAAAGTTTACAAAGAGATTGCTGGGGAGATTAGTAATGCTGCCTTTTTAAATCATTATGCCCGTCTTGTGGAGATCATCTTTTGTGCTGAGAAGATTATAGAACTGTTAGAAGATCCTGCCACTTATGATCATCATGTAAAAGCTACTGCAGGAGTGAACCAAAATGAAGGTATAGGGGCATCAGAGGCCCCCAGAGGCACACTTATACACCACTACAAAGTAGACAAAAATGGGCTTGTGGAATATGCAAACCTTATTATAGCTACAGGTCATAACAATCTTGCGATGAACAAAGGTATACTTCAAGCTGCTAAACATTTTATAAATGGTGAAAAGATAACCGATGGCATGCTCAATAGAATAGAAGCTGTAATAAGATGCTACGATCCATGCCTAAGCTGTTCAACCCATGCTGTTGGTAAAATGCCCATGAAAGTTGAGATCTTAAACTACAGAGGAGAAAAAATCAGGGAGTTAGCAAGATAA
- a CDS encoding NADP oxidoreductase, with the protein MNKKKLATIWLDGCSGCHMSFLDIDERIVEILTYFDIVYSPLVDQKEYPDFVDVALIEGAVSTHEDIQKLKKIRSKTAALISIGDCAITGNVPSMRNPFNLKEVIHRGYLENSDGIVDPVFTDVPPLLSKVLPVHEVVHVNYFLPGCPPPAEAFYNLIKSLLENNEIDIFNFTRFGK; encoded by the coding sequence ATGAACAAAAAGAAGTTAGCTACCATTTGGCTTGATGGTTGTTCCGGTTGCCATATGTCTTTTCTTGATATCGACGAAAGAATCGTAGAGATCTTAACATACTTTGATATCGTCTATAGCCCCCTTGTTGATCAAAAAGAATATCCTGATTTTGTAGATGTAGCACTGATTGAGGGTGCTGTAAGTACCCATGAAGATATACAAAAATTAAAGAAGATCAGAAGCAAAACAGCCGCTTTAATTTCGATTGGGGATTGTGCCATTACTGGCAATGTTCCTTCCATGAGAAACCCATTTAATCTGAAAGAGGTAATTCATAGGGGTTACCTTGAAAATTCCGATGGTATCGTGGATCCGGTTTTTACCGATGTACCACCGCTACTTAGCAAAGTATTACCTGTTCATGAAGTTGTACATGTTAATTACTTTTTACCCGGTTGCCCTCCCCCTGCAGAAGCTTTTTATAACTTAATAAAATCTTTATTAGAAAATAATGAAATAGATATTTTCAATTTTACAAGATTTGGAAAGTGA
- a CDS encoding hydrogenase maturation protease — protein MKKLLLTLGNPLREDDGIGHILAEILKQDLPDWSFINTFQLLPEHLYIISEYDLVIILDAECAEYTGHVKFKELKHNTLETPLFHEFGLDNLASYLKHLPVNIPDIKIITVTSKNFAFKETISEELKSHLGSIKKTILSYLESLNKKGGHKSPLF, from the coding sequence ATAAAAAAACTTTTATTAACATTAGGCAACCCCTTAAGGGAAGATGATGGTATAGGTCATATCCTTGCAGAAATTTTAAAACAGGATCTCCCTGATTGGAGCTTTATAAATACATTCCAACTCTTACCAGAACATCTATACATTATTAGTGAATATGATTTAGTAATTATTTTAGATGCAGAATGTGCAGAGTACACAGGTCATGTGAAATTTAAAGAGCTAAAACACAATACCTTAGAAACCCCACTTTTTCATGAATTTGGCTTAGATAATTTAGCAAGTTATCTTAAACATCTCCCCGTAAACATTCCAGATATAAAAATAATCACAGTAACATCAAAAAACTTTGCTTTTAAAGAAACAATATCCGAAGAACTCAAATCGCACTTGGGCTCAATAAAAAAAACAATACTATCTTATCTCGAATCCCTCAATAAAAAAGGGGGGCACAAAAGCCCCCTTTTTTAG
- the hoxU gene encoding bidirectional hydrogenase complex protein HoxU, which yields MKIKTLTIDHLEVSGREDQTILEVAIEHNIRIPTLCHLEGLTPIGACRVCIVEIDGKRLAPACITKIEEGMKVITNSPEILEHRRLIVEMIFAERNHICSICIANGNCELQDLSIELKIDHFEMPNKYPKCEVDLSHEKFGLDHNRCVLCVRCVRVCAEIEGAHTWDIKGRGYDARIFTDFDEGWGKAESCTSCGKCVQVCPTGALFEKGKPVGARKKRDFLQYLKVMRSSSGGSL from the coding sequence ATGAAAATCAAAACGTTAACGATTGATCATTTAGAAGTATCCGGCAGAGAAGATCAAACAATCCTTGAAGTAGCCATAGAACACAATATAAGAATACCCACCCTATGCCACTTAGAAGGACTAACCCCCATTGGAGCATGCAGAGTATGCATAGTGGAAATAGATGGAAAAAGATTGGCACCTGCATGTATCACAAAGATCGAAGAAGGTATGAAAGTCATTACAAATTCACCTGAAATATTGGAACATAGAAGATTAATTGTTGAAATGATATTTGCAGAAAGAAATCATATCTGCTCCATCTGCATAGCAAATGGTAACTGTGAACTACAGGACCTATCGATAGAACTTAAGATAGATCATTTCGAAATGCCAAATAAATATCCCAAATGTGAAGTGGATCTAAGCCATGAAAAGTTTGGCTTAGATCATAACCGGTGTGTTTTATGTGTGAGATGTGTAAGGGTTTGTGCTGAAATAGAGGGAGCCCACACCTGGGATATAAAAGGAAGGGGGTACGACGCCCGTATATTCACAGATTTCGATGAGGGATGGGGAAAAGCTGAAAGCTGTACAAGTTGTGGGAAATGTGTTCAAGTTTGCCCAACAGGTGCTCTATTTGAAAAAGGTAAGCCAGTCGGAGCAAGAAAAAAAAGAGATTTCTTGCAATATCTAAAAGTAATGCGTAGTAGCAGTGGGGGATCATTATGA